Part of the Leptospira sp. GIMC2001 genome, TCTCGTCTTAGCTTATTAATAATATCAATCACATGTTTATCAAGAGTCACAAGCGCCATTCTTCCTAGATCATGCAACAGTCCTGATACCGAAACTAGATCTTTCTTGGCTTGAGTAGGTTGGCGTAGTTTGGCTATTTCTATGCTATAAAATGCTGTTCGAAGAGCATGATTCCAGATATCTCTGACTTTCTGATAGCTCATCGGGAAGACTCGTTTAGCGCCCGTTATATATAGAATTTTTTCTAGATTCATTAGTCCAATTCGTCTTATAGCTTCAATAGCTGTGGATACTTGAGATTGTCCTTGAAAGAGTGGTGAATTGGCTAATTTTAAAACTTCTACTGTAATTCCTGGATCTTTTTCTATTTCTAATGAAATTTTTTGAATGGTAGTCGCAGAATCCTTAATGATATTTAGAAGTCGGTTTACTTTATCTGGAAAGGGCGGAAGACCTTCTACTCCATTACGAAGAACTTCTCGGATTTTCTCTTTAGCCTCAGCCGGTAGAATGTCCTTTGGTATTTCGAAATATGCTGTGGTTAGAAATCCTTCCGACTCAACTCGAAATTCATTTTCTAATATTCCGGAATTCCTAAGAAGCAATTGAACAAGAACGATTCCTAATCCAGAACTTTCTTCAGTGTCCAAGGTTTCTTGATATGCTTCTGATAGATTCTTAACTTTTGAAGAGGATTGAATTCTAAAATCAATTCTACTTTTTTCTTCCGTGAGAATCTGAGCGTTATTGGTTACCCAAAATTTAATCTTATCTTTCTCATTAGCAATTTTTAATATTATTCGATAGTTCGAATTATCGAGTGAGTCGATTAAGCTTTCTCGAAATTCTCCAAATGCATCTCGGAATTCTCGAAGGGCATCTGCATAAGAGCTCTCGTCATTGATATCAATTCCTTTGTTTTCAAAGAATACACGCTTGGCATTGGCCTTAAAAGCGTTGACCAAAAGTTCATTTAGTATCGTGAAAATGATTTCCAAAAGGAATTCTAGAGAAATTGATCTAAGTAAGGATGCCAAATAGGCTTCAAGTTGGGGGCAATCAAGCTCTGAAAAATGGCTGTATTCAGTTGTAACTGGAATTCCTTTTATGAAATTCTCTTTTTCCTTTCCAAAGTTTAACTGAACCATGTATGAAATTATAAAATTGATGGAAGGAATCCTAAAAACAAGAGTTTTTTTCCTTTTCTGATAAAAAGAATGAACCGATATTTGCAATAGGATGAAATCAATTATTCTAATAGCCCTTTTTCTGTTCTCTGGTGCAGGTTTTATCGCTCAAGACGTACCAAATGAAACAAACACTACTGCAGGACAGCCCATTCTAAATGATGAAGAAGAGCATGATTCAGCCGCGGGTTTGGATCGAGATTACTATGAAAAATATTATAAATATTTACCAGAAAATATGGCGAAGTCTAAAGCCAAATTAGAATACAATCTTATCAGAAATATAAAAAGAGAAATCATTGGACGAGATTATTCAAAAGCAAATCTGGAGCTAATCAAGAATATCAATCCTTCTAACATACAATATGAACGGGTGACCAGAAATAGCAAATGGGTTCGAGGTATCAAGAAAGCACTTCCTCATATCTTAGAGAAAGACTATATGTATGTGGTCAAACATGGTGTCTATACTTGTTTTATAACTTTTGAAGTGAATCCTGAAAATTACTTATTCGAGCCACACTATCGAGAGTTGGTATATGATGGGGCAGGGAAATATGACATCGTCATCCCTCCATATTGATTAACGAAAACTATTTTTTATTTTTTGGACTTTATAAAAAGCATTCCGCAAAGACTTACAAAGCAAGCGAATGTAGAAAACAAAATTCCCGACATTACTAGATTGGACAATGCATTTAAAGGATTGAATGGTCGGGAATTATTCTTAAGCTTCGACATGATTTCTTTTCTTCCGAAACTAACGAATGTTTTGCGATAAACAGGAACTGTGTCTCCCACCCTCATTCGCCGGCTGAGCGCTGCATCTACTGATTCGGTAAATTCATGAATTTTTCCTTTCTCGTCAATGACTGTATAGGAAAATTTGCGGGACTTAGGAAGGAATTCTTGTAAGACAGCGAAGTTAAAATTCTGCGGAGATTCAAGACTTTCGTAATTGAATCTCAATTGAGTAATTTCCCTTCCTATCCAAAAATACAGTGAAGTAAATAATAATAATCCGAAAATTGAAGTAAGAAAAAAAGGAAAGGCAATATTCTGAAATCTAGATTTCAGTTATTCACTCCTAATTTCTTTAATCCCTCTTCTTCTTGGTCATAGATTGCAAAGGTTTCATAAAGACCTAATAGTCTGAAGACTTGTCGAATGGCTTCACTTGCCCCAATGATAGCGAACTGAATTCCATCTTTGGATAATTCATTCTTGATATCATAAATATAACGAATACCTAAGCTGGAAATATATTTCAAATTGGAAAAATTCAATAGAACACCGGACGCTTTGTTCTGGATTGCGTCTTTTAAAACTGACTGATCTAACAAATCATAAGGATGGAAATCAATTCTGCCCTCGAAATCATAAATAAATATATTCTTGATAATTCTTTTATCTACTTTCATTTTTTCTGCACAACAACCTTTAGCTTTTTGTCTCCAAGTCGAAAAACTGCTCTCGCACCTGGAGGAAAATTGTAATTTCTTTCTGTTAGCGAGTCAATGGAAATCCCGCCATTCATTTCCGAAACAACTTCAAATTGATCCTTAACCCTAAAGTCAATCAGCTGAAAATGCTCTCTCGTCTTATCTTTTCTTCTTGGCTCTCTGGCGTAAACCTGAAAATATCCTGAGTCCTTGCGAAATGGACCCGACTTACGAGGAAAACAGGATGCAATCCAACCCGTTGATCCCGCTCCTGTATAGACCAAAAGCCCTGAACTTTTCTGTTCTTCACTGTAGTTTTGGAATTCAACAATATAGCGACTGATCAAGTCAGGACTATTGTTTCGAATTGAAATCTCGGATATAG contains:
- a CDS encoding STAS domain-containing protein → MKVDKRIIKNIFIYDFEGRIDFHPYDLLDQSVLKDAIQNKASGVLLNFSNLKYISSLGIRYIYDIKNELSKDGIQFAIIGASEAIRQVFRLLGLYETFAIYDQEEEGLKKLGVNN
- a CDS encoding HDOD domain-containing protein, translating into MVQLNFGKEKENFIKGIPVTTEYSHFSELDCPQLEAYLASLLRSISLEFLLEIIFTILNELLVNAFKANAKRVFFENKGIDINDESSYADALREFRDAFGEFRESLIDSLDNSNYRIILKIANEKDKIKFWVTNNAQILTEEKSRIDFRIQSSSKVKNLSEAYQETLDTEESSGLGIVLVQLLLRNSGILENEFRVESEGFLTTAYFEIPKDILPAEAKEKIREVLRNGVEGLPPFPDKVNRLLNIIKDSATTIQKISLEIEKDPGITVEVLKLANSPLFQGQSQVSTAIEAIRRIGLMNLEKILYITGAKRVFPMSYQKVRDIWNHALRTAFYSIEIAKLRQPTQAKKDLVSVSGLLHDLGRMALVTLDKHVIDIINKLRRDRLMNSSEFVEEISLGTSHTEIGQILVEKWNFPKDLAQVIIYHHRPWLADTKYIPECEAVYVADFLANLNRKKTNFAIIDPDVLKKFGLTDMEEIINLEASLDKKFSELPEEEE